In the Nitrospirales bacterium LBB_01 genome, one interval contains:
- a CDS encoding SDR family NAD(P)-dependent oxidoreductase, with product MINKWSDDEAAEFIKLYGEKYGDDLALRTYTTQLLGKDKSLVLHGGGNTSVKSNYTNVFGQPVSALYVKASGYDMDRIKPDGHVALELDYLLKLLELDDLDDKTMINEFRTHLFDHSASTPSLETLLHAFIPFKYVDHTHSEAILTLGNSADGKEAFKKVFGDDAAILDYYTPGFQLAKAAASLYMSNPKVKALILMHHGIFTWGDTAKDSYSCMIDFVTKAEKYIEAAKGRLKRKLFINAAQNEVDDAKQRYVKIAPILRGLLSEKTNDTDNPFNKVILKPIIDDVTLGFINSKKARDVIMTPPITSDYLIRTKAFPLWIDSVAADDDNAIRETISYALQSFTKEYGNYLKRHSLDSSVITHFDSLPKVIAIPGIGIICAGDDHKSAAIACDITQQNIRVKLDIAETSEFKGITEDDIFKMEYRLYQHSKLNIEKYMFPLSGSVSIVTGAAGAIGGAVSKGLLQSGSCVALTDLPGDNLNSMYENLREEFGERVAAIPMDVTDTESVSLCFAKVTELWGGVDILIPNAGIALVSTLMDMPLDGFKRLERVNVDGTLTVVSEAARLFKRQATGGDIVLVSTKNVFSPSASFGAYSATKAAAHQIARVASLELAPLGVRVNMVSPDAVFSGGSKRSGLWEEIGPERMKARGLDEKGLEQYYHNRNLLKSPVTGEHVSKAVLFFVTRQTPTTGATIPVDGGLPDATPR from the coding sequence TTGATAAACAAGTGGTCAGACGATGAAGCCGCAGAGTTCATAAAACTCTATGGCGAAAAATATGGGGATGACCTTGCCTTAAGAACCTATACGACTCAGCTTTTGGGCAAAGATAAATCTCTTGTCCTTCATGGAGGCGGAAATACCTCCGTCAAATCTAACTACACTAATGTCTTTGGACAGCCTGTCAGCGCTCTCTACGTTAAAGCATCCGGTTACGACATGGACAGGATTAAACCGGATGGCCACGTTGCGCTTGAACTTGACTATCTCCTAAAACTGCTTGAACTTGACGATTTAGACGACAAGACGATGATAAATGAGTTTCGCACCCATTTGTTTGACCACAGCGCATCCACACCCTCGTTAGAGACCCTCCTTCATGCCTTTATTCCATTTAAGTACGTTGATCACACCCATTCAGAGGCAATCCTCACTCTGGGTAACTCGGCTGACGGAAAAGAAGCCTTCAAAAAGGTGTTTGGCGATGATGCGGCAATTTTAGATTATTACACGCCCGGGTTTCAACTGGCAAAAGCTGCCGCATCGCTTTACATGAGCAATCCCAAAGTGAAAGCGCTGATTCTTATGCACCACGGAATTTTCACATGGGGAGATACTGCAAAGGACTCATATTCATGTATGATTGATTTTGTAACGAAGGCTGAAAAATATATTGAAGCCGCTAAGGGGCGCTTAAAACGAAAGTTATTTATTAACGCCGCTCAGAATGAGGTTGATGATGCAAAGCAACGATACGTTAAAATTGCACCGATTCTCAGAGGGTTACTTTCCGAAAAGACTAACGACACAGACAATCCATTTAATAAGGTAATCTTAAAACCAATAATAGATGACGTGACACTCGGGTTTATAAATTCCAAAAAAGCACGGGATGTCATTATGACTCCGCCCATTACGTCGGATTATCTTATCAGAACGAAAGCTTTTCCCCTTTGGATTGACAGTGTCGCAGCCGATGATGATAACGCAATCAGAGAGACCATATCGTATGCACTACAGAGTTTTACTAAGGAATATGGCAATTACCTTAAAAGGCACAGCCTTGACTCATCTGTAATAACTCATTTTGATTCACTGCCAAAGGTAATTGCAATTCCCGGCATTGGGATAATATGTGCAGGCGACGACCACAAATCGGCAGCGATAGCCTGTGATATAACACAACAGAATATTCGGGTGAAACTTGATATTGCAGAAACCTCAGAGTTTAAAGGCATAACAGAGGACGACATTTTTAAAATGGAATACAGACTGTATCAGCACTCAAAACTAAACATCGAGAAATACATGTTTCCGCTTTCCGGCAGCGTGTCAATTGTAACTGGAGCAGCTGGCGCAATTGGCGGAGCTGTAAGCAAGGGGCTTTTGCAAAGCGGCTCATGTGTAGCCTTAACAGATTTGCCCGGGGATAATCTCAACTCCATGTACGAAAACTTACGAGAGGAGTTTGGAGAGCGTGTGGCGGCAATTCCTATGGACGTCACAGATACGGAGTCGGTGTCACTGTGTTTTGCAAAAGTAACTGAGCTATGGGGAGGCGTTGATATTTTAATTCCAAATGCCGGCATTGCTTTGGTATCAACCCTTATGGATATGCCGCTTGATGGGTTTAAGCGTCTTGAGCGAGTAAATGTGGATGGCACTCTAACGGTAGTGTCTGAGGCGGCGCGTCTTTTTAAGCGTCAGGCAACGGGAGGCGACATTGTCTTGGTGTCAACCAAAAATGTGTTTTCCCCAAGCGCCAGCTTTGGGGCATATAGCGCAACGAAAGCTGCGGCACATCAGATAGCTCGTGTTGCCTCGCTTGAGCTTGCCCCTCTTGGAGTGCGAGTTAATATGGTATCTCCTGATGCGGTGTTTTCAGGCGGCTCAAAGCGCTCAGGGCTTTGGGAGGAAATAGGCCCAGAGAGAATGAAAGCCCGCGGACTTGATGAAAAAGGGCTTGAGCAATATTACCATAACCGAAACCTGCTAAAATCTCCCGTTACCGGTGAGCACGTCTCAAAAGCAGTCCTGTTTTTCGTTACAAGACAGACCCCAACAACCGGCGCCACAATTCCCGTTGACGGCGGTCTCCCCGATGCCACGCCAAGATAA
- a CDS encoding type II toxin-antitoxin system RelE/ParE family toxin, whose protein sequence is MRDTRLISWMKAARRDFDEFPDDVQADMLRALTISAEGGKADIAKPFKGVDGGVFEIALKHQGNAFRILYAVKIGADIWVIHAFQKKSKTGIETPQMEIDIIRERLKRLKEALKWKTILN, encoded by the coding sequence ATGAGAGACACGCGGCTTATTTCATGGATGAAAGCGGCGCGGAGGGATTTTGACGAATTTCCCGATGATGTGCAGGCTGATATGTTGAGAGCGCTTACGATATCAGCCGAAGGCGGCAAGGCGGACATTGCCAAACCCTTCAAAGGTGTTGACGGCGGTGTTTTTGAAATAGCGCTTAAACATCAAGGTAACGCTTTCCGCATCCTCTATGCCGTGAAGATTGGCGCAGACATTTGGGTCATTCACGCCTTTCAGAAAAAATCAAAGACCGGAATTGAAACGCCTCAAATGGAGATTGATATTATCCGTGAACGATTAAAACGATTGAAGGAGGCTCTAAAATGGAAGACGATTTTGAATTAA
- a CDS encoding XRE family transcriptional regulator → MEDDFELIHGSGNVFRDFGRPNANVEQARAIIAAKIIGTLDERSLSTREAERLTGVSHSEFSRIRNARLKHFTLDRMITILEKLDEDIEVDVIFKPRTCVQQVVHA, encoded by the coding sequence ATGGAAGACGATTTTGAATTAATACACGGCAGCGGTAACGTGTTCCGTGACTTTGGCCGTCCCAACGCCAACGTTGAACAGGCTCGTGCCATCATCGCGGCAAAAATTATTGGCACGCTTGACGAACGTAGCCTTTCCACACGCGAAGCCGAAAGGTTGACGGGCGTGTCACATTCGGAGTTTTCACGCATCAGAAATGCGCGGCTCAAGCACTTTACGCTTGACCGAATGATTACGATTCTTGAAAAACTTGACGAAGATATTGAAGTTGACGTTATCTTCAAGCCACGGACTTGTGTGCAACAAGTGGTACACGCCTAA
- a CDS encoding type II toxin-antitoxin system mRNA interferase toxin, RelE/StbE family — protein MPKLNFKKPFVRKASKITKNSPPLTAKLSKTLETLRDNPFTPSLKTHKLFGNLSDRYACSLTEDIRITFKLSDDTVHLLNIGSHDIVYD, from the coding sequence TTGCCTAAGTTGAATTTCAAAAAGCCTTTCGTCCGGAAAGCGTCTAAGATTACTAAAAACTCACCGCCCCTTACTGCAAAGTTATCAAAAACCTTAGAGACACTACGAGATAATCCTTTCACCCCATCGCTTAAAACACATAAACTCTTCGGTAATCTAAGTGATAGATATGCGTGTTCATTGACTGAGGATATACGTATTACATTCAAACTATCCGATGACACTGTGCATCTGCTCAACATCGGTTCTCACGATATTGTTTACGATTAA
- the lsrF gene encoding 3-hydroxy-5-phosphonooxypentane-2,4-dione thiolase, with the protein MADLDNVKEAKLFYTEVPQKSDVFFLKGSNSLDWGMKNRLSKIFDPTSGKTVMLAIDHGYFQGPTTGLERVDINIVPLMPYTDTLMLTRGILRSVIPPTYQKGIVMRASGGPSILKELSNEEIAVDIEDSIRLNVSAMAVQVFIGGEYETKSIHNMTRLVDIGNRYGIPTLAVTAVGKDMVRDARYFRLACRICAELGASYVKTYYVPDGFDTVTSSCPVPIVMAGGKKLPELDALTMSYNAIQQGAAGVDMGRNIFQADDPIAMIQAVRKVVHESMVPKQALELYQTLKNEKKR; encoded by the coding sequence ATGGCAGACCTTGACAACGTAAAAGAAGCTAAACTTTTCTACACTGAGGTTCCTCAAAAAAGTGATGTATTTTTTCTGAAAGGTTCAAACTCCCTCGATTGGGGCATGAAAAACCGTCTTTCTAAAATCTTTGACCCCACCTCCGGCAAAACCGTTATGCTTGCTATTGATCACGGCTATTTCCAGGGACCAACGACAGGTCTTGAAAGAGTTGATATCAATATTGTGCCGCTTATGCCCTACACGGACACTCTGATGCTGACCCGCGGGATTTTAAGATCCGTCATTCCCCCCACATACCAAAAAGGAATAGTGATGAGAGCAAGCGGAGGCCCAAGCATACTGAAGGAGCTTTCTAACGAAGAAATCGCCGTTGACATTGAGGACTCCATCCGGCTTAACGTATCGGCTATGGCAGTTCAGGTTTTTATCGGCGGCGAATACGAAACTAAATCCATTCACAACATGACCCGCCTTGTTGACATCGGCAACCGTTACGGGATTCCTACGTTGGCTGTTACAGCCGTAGGTAAGGATATGGTTAGAGACGCTCGGTATTTCAGGCTTGCGTGCAGAATTTGTGCTGAGCTTGGCGCCTCATACGTAAAAACCTACTATGTGCCGGACGGGTTTGACACTGTGACGTCATCGTGTCCTGTGCCTATAGTTATGGCAGGCGGCAAAAAACTGCCCGAATTGGACGCTCTTACAATGTCATATAATGCAATACAGCAAGGAGCGGCAGGGGTTGATATGGGCAGAAACATTTTTCAGGCCGATGACCCAATTGCAATGATTCAAGCCGTAAGAAAAGTCGTACACGAAAGTATGGTGCCTAAGCAGGCCCTTGAATTATATCAAACTTTGAAAAACGAAAAGAAACGCTAA
- a CDS encoding cupin domain-containing protein codes for MLKKIEITYRVKCYHGEDVKRLVRKIALEQTVEVPDELAAIRGIGETIIGKTESITPTNKENIYLAVISYNPEITAYQLPQFLNVLYGNISLLNGIKIIDIKLPECFVEKFRGPNYGINGIRKLLGVYGRPLLSTALKPMGLSHSELAEIAYNFALGGGDLVKDDHGLVDRSFDKFKERISLCTKAVMRANAETGKNTIYFPNICAPADMLESCVSFAAGEGIRGILISPFLVGIDSVRYLSEKFNMIFMTHPALTGTHFHDINHGIAIDVLLGTIFRLAGADISIYPNTGGRFGFTSDDCKKLNDALRQPLYNIKPSFPAPAGGMSYERITDMATLYGIDTVYLIGGALHLYNKSLRKGTADFLNKIREVFPEEKTTTPDLSSNLTHSSCNTYANTQGELPCHIPFSNFSWQGRTPKIYKPLEHQDFKDIIRHELTGRYGEETKFDLRYFEIAEKGYSSLEKHHHEHVIICVRGFGQLICGTEKITLSPLDVAYVPPMQVHQLINESAEPFGFFCIVDHIRDKPQKP; via the coding sequence ATGCTGAAAAAAATCGAGATAACCTATCGTGTAAAATGTTACCACGGCGAGGATGTTAAGCGGCTTGTAAGAAAGATTGCCCTTGAACAGACCGTTGAGGTGCCTGATGAGCTTGCTGCCATACGAGGCATCGGTGAGACAATAATCGGCAAAACGGAAAGTATCACACCCACAAATAAGGAAAATATCTATCTTGCCGTAATATCCTATAACCCTGAGATAACGGCATATCAGCTGCCGCAGTTTCTAAATGTTCTCTACGGTAATATTTCACTCCTTAACGGGATTAAAATAATAGATATTAAGCTCCCTGAGTGCTTTGTGGAGAAATTCCGGGGGCCAAACTATGGGATTAATGGAATTAGAAAACTCCTCGGTGTTTATGGGCGTCCGCTTCTTAGCACCGCACTAAAGCCGATGGGACTTTCTCACTCTGAGTTAGCAGAAATCGCCTACAACTTTGCCCTTGGCGGCGGCGATCTTGTAAAAGACGATCACGGTCTTGTTGACCGAAGTTTTGATAAATTTAAAGAGCGAATTTCCTTATGCACAAAGGCTGTAATGAGAGCAAACGCTGAAACCGGTAAAAACACTATATATTTTCCAAATATATGCGCACCGGCGGATATGCTTGAGAGCTGCGTCAGCTTTGCCGCAGGTGAGGGTATTAGAGGGATTCTTATCTCTCCATTTTTGGTTGGAATTGATTCGGTGCGATACTTAAGCGAAAAGTTTAATATGATTTTTATGACACACCCGGCTCTTACCGGCACTCATTTTCACGACATAAATCACGGAATAGCTATTGATGTTTTACTTGGGACAATTTTTAGGCTGGCCGGCGCCGATATTTCTATCTATCCCAACACGGGAGGACGTTTTGGCTTTACTTCTGATGACTGCAAAAAACTAAACGATGCCCTGAGACAGCCCCTTTACAATATCAAACCGTCATTCCCTGCCCCAGCGGGTGGTATGAGCTATGAAAGAATCACCGACATGGCAACCCTTTACGGCATTGACACTGTGTATCTAATTGGAGGCGCCCTTCATCTTTACAACAAGAGTTTAAGAAAAGGCACTGCAGATTTTTTAAATAAAATACGGGAGGTATTTCCAGAGGAAAAAACAACGACTCCTGACTTATCATCTAACCTTACTCATTCATCCTGCAACACCTATGCTAATACGCAAGGTGAGCTTCCATGCCACATTCCATTTAGTAATTTCTCGTGGCAAGGCAGAACTCCAAAAATTTATAAGCCATTGGAACATCAGGATTTTAAAGACATAATCCGCCATGAATTAACAGGACGATACGGTGAAGAGACCAAATTTGACCTCAGATATTTTGAAATCGCAGAAAAAGGTTATTCAAGCCTTGAAAAACACCACCACGAACATGTAATAATATGTGTGCGGGGTTTTGGTCAACTGATATGCGGCACTGAGAAAATAACTCTAAGTCCGCTTGATGTAGCCTACGTGCCCCCCATGCAGGTTCATCAGCTTATAAACGAATCAGCAGAGCCGTTTGGTTTTTTCTGCATCGTTGACCATATAAGAGATAAACCCCAAAAACCGTAG
- a CDS encoding FtsX-like permease family protein encodes MSIAIAAITAIVAAVEGAYKSAYELVDKFGPDTALIIGGGEVQKASGYRYKTLTLTDAQAIRDAFMSAWLVLPVAIKPGTTVSYGSKKHQTLVLGSSENYSKSWSWPVEEGSDLTAEDIASGTNVCLTGVKVVGELFGDKSPAGETIMVGRIPCRVIGVLADRTISQMGQDLNDRIIMPISTVMRKLLNESRYVSVIKVRFEDQGNLKYHIAELREFLRHRHNLKEDDDDDFKIITSDEIIAFLVALTGSLVVFLGITGLVSLVVSGFVLANLFLLSVKERTREIGIRRACGATRGDIFSMFLFEAAIVTALGGVMGFLLGIGVSEILNATANFPIHFSWRAFAAAMSLSIVTGVIFGIKPAVNASSLKPIEAIR; translated from the coding sequence GTGAGCATTGCTATTGCTGCAATAACAGCCATAGTTGCCGCAGTTGAGGGCGCTTACAAGAGCGCCTACGAACTGGTTGATAAGTTTGGCCCGGACACCGCCCTTATAATTGGCGGCGGAGAGGTTCAAAAAGCCTCCGGATACAGATATAAGACTCTCACACTTACCGATGCTCAGGCAATCCGGGACGCTTTCATGTCGGCATGGTTAGTCCTCCCTGTAGCCATAAAACCCGGGACAACTGTTTCATACGGCAGCAAAAAACATCAAACACTGGTTTTGGGCTCATCGGAAAACTACAGCAAAAGCTGGAGCTGGCCTGTGGAGGAGGGCAGTGATTTAACTGCTGAGGATATTGCCTCTGGCACAAATGTCTGTCTGACCGGTGTAAAAGTCGTCGGTGAACTGTTTGGTGATAAATCCCCTGCCGGAGAGACTATCATGGTCGGTAGAATTCCATGCAGAGTCATCGGTGTTCTTGCCGACAGAACCATTTCACAGATGGGACAGGACCTTAATGACCGGATAATTATGCCCATCTCCACTGTTATGCGTAAGCTGCTTAATGAATCCCGCTACGTGTCTGTAATAAAAGTGCGGTTTGAAGATCAGGGAAATCTGAAATACCATATAGCTGAACTCAGGGAATTTCTCAGACACCGTCATAACCTTAAAGAGGATGATGATGACGATTTTAAGATAATCACCTCTGATGAGATAATAGCGTTTCTTGTAGCACTAACCGGCTCATTGGTCGTCTTTTTAGGGATAACCGGTTTGGTGTCGCTGGTTGTATCAGGGTTTGTACTGGCAAATTTGTTTCTTCTTTCGGTTAAGGAAAGAACTCGGGAAATTGGAATAAGGAGAGCATGCGGAGCTACCAGAGGCGACATTTTCAGCATGTTTTTATTTGAGGCAGCTATTGTAACGGCTCTGGGCGGTGTTATGGGGTTTTTACTTGGAATAGGAGTTTCTGAAATTCTCAATGCCACAGCGAACTTTCCCATTCATTTTTCATGGCGGGCTTTTGCGGCAGCTATGTCTCTTTCCATTGTTACAGGAGTTATATTTGGTATAAAACCCGCCGTAAATGCCTCATCGCTTAAACCCATTGAGGCAATACGGTGA
- a CDS encoding FtsX-like permease family protein — MTTLRRRNYTFKNLTLNLKIALKSLSTFKLRTTLAVMGAVFGALSITVVSGVSLSMEIKTERELASFGKNLLIIRSGQMKTHGRPDIMTESPRLSALDAAAIRDHTSYVKETAVVSTKSMPIRYGDTTLPGAVVMGVSVEYFKIRDLKLSSGTLFTQAHDKELQRVVVIGSNIAERFFPTDESPLGKYIYIYQLPCEIIGVAAPMGEDFSDINQDNLVYMPLQTFLRRFTNTTKVNFIQVQAVDSAVMEPLKAETERILKERHSTGEQNDFSVFTLKDLTVMQDKTIRIVKILGLCASAASFSISAIGILSIMALMVTERRTEIGIRRAVGASKRDIVLQFLGESSFISVSGGIAGVLLGTLINAGISYFSELPLKVSATGVMLALICSVLTGIVSGVYPSMRAVRIAPVNIAHN; from the coding sequence GTGACCACACTCAGGAGACGTAACTATACTTTTAAAAACCTGACTCTGAATCTCAAGATAGCTCTGAAGTCACTTAGTACCTTTAAACTGCGAACCACACTTGCTGTTATGGGTGCTGTGTTTGGAGCGCTTTCAATTACTGTAGTATCAGGTGTCTCATTATCAATGGAAATAAAAACAGAAAGAGAATTGGCCTCATTCGGTAAAAATCTGCTTATAATCAGAAGCGGTCAAATGAAAACCCACGGCAGACCGGATATTATGACCGAATCTCCCAGACTGAGCGCTCTTGATGCCGCCGCTATCAGGGACCATACATCGTATGTGAAAGAGACGGCTGTTGTTTCCACCAAGTCAATGCCTATACGATATGGTGACACGACTCTTCCTGGAGCCGTTGTGATGGGAGTTTCGGTAGAATATTTTAAAATCAGAGACCTTAAATTAAGCTCCGGCACACTGTTTACACAGGCCCATGACAAGGAACTTCAGAGAGTGGTTGTGATTGGTTCAAATATAGCTGAGAGATTTTTTCCCACTGATGAGTCCCCTCTTGGAAAATACATTTACATTTATCAACTGCCATGTGAGATAATAGGGGTAGCAGCGCCTATGGGAGAGGATTTTTCGGACATTAATCAGGATAACCTTGTTTATATGCCGCTTCAGACATTTTTAAGAAGGTTTACAAACACTACAAAAGTTAACTTTATTCAGGTGCAGGCGGTAGATAGCGCAGTAATGGAACCGCTTAAAGCAGAGACCGAGAGAATACTTAAAGAGCGGCACAGCACCGGCGAACAAAATGATTTTTCTGTTTTTACTCTTAAGGATTTAACAGTAATGCAGGACAAGACTATCAGAATAGTTAAAATTCTGGGGCTTTGTGCCTCTGCGGCATCGTTTTCAATTAGCGCAATCGGGATTCTTTCCATAATGGCCCTCATGGTGACAGAACGCCGCACAGAAATAGGAATTAGACGGGCTGTTGGGGCTTCAAAGAGAGACATTGTGCTTCAGTTTTTAGGGGAATCATCGTTTATATCAGTTAGCGGAGGAATTGCAGGGGTTTTGCTTGGCACGCTGATTAATGCCGGAATAAGTTACTTTTCAGAATTGCCGCTTAAAGTCTCTGCCACAGGAGTTATGCTTGCGTTAATCTGCTCTGTATTGACAGGGATTGTATCCGGAGTTTATCCCTCAATGAGGGCAGTCAGGATAGCCCCCGTAAATATTGCTCACAATTAA
- a CDS encoding peptidylprolyl isomerase yields the protein MFAGKEGISKLVDELKKREVLYLEAKKAGLDKDPVYIKKVDDFKKGYLINSLVSRNVGAEGIKVTPEEAKEYYEKNPKDFEVAEQRKASHILVKSEDEAKEILAKVKKGDDFGKLAKEHSIDKMSAEKNGDLGFFGQGQMVPEFDKAVFSMTKGEIGGPVKSQFGYHIIKLTDIQPAKKLEFENSKAMIIQFLTQEKQKKTFEAYMSQVEKGYTVTVDQKAIDDFVNKHMGVKPEAGAVGALPPGHGAPPPSDKK from the coding sequence ATGTTTGCCGGCAAAGAGGGCATAAGCAAATTGGTTGATGAGTTAAAGAAAAGAGAGGTGTTGTACCTTGAGGCTAAAAAGGCCGGACTCGATAAGGACCCTGTCTATATAAAAAAGGTGGATGACTTCAAGAAGGGTTATCTGATAAATTCTCTTGTTTCAAGAAACGTTGGAGCTGAGGGAATAAAGGTAACCCCGGAGGAGGCCAAAGAGTATTATGAAAAAAATCCTAAAGACTTTGAAGTGGCTGAACAAAGAAAAGCAAGCCATATATTAGTGAAGTCAGAGGATGAGGCTAAGGAGATTTTAGCAAAGGTCAAAAAAGGCGATGATTTCGGAAAACTTGCAAAAGAGCACTCCATCGATAAAATGTCCGCAGAGAAAAATGGTGACCTCGGGTTTTTTGGACAGGGACAAATGGTGCCTGAGTTTGATAAGGCTGTATTTTCCATGACTAAGGGAGAAATTGGCGGCCCAGTGAAAAGCCAGTTTGGTTATCACATTATTAAACTTACAGACATTCAGCCCGCTAAGAAACTTGAGTTTGAAAATTCTAAAGCTATGATAATTCAGTTTTTAACTCAGGAAAAACAGAAAAAAACGTTCGAAGCCTATATGTCACAGGTAGAGAAAGGTTATACGGTAACAGTTGACCAGAAAGCGATTGACGATTTTGTAAATAAACATATGGGAGTAAAACCTGAGGCTGGTGCTGTTGGAGCGCTCCCTCCTGGTCATGGCGCACCGCCACCATCGGATAAAAAATAG
- a CDS encoding tetratricopeptide repeat protein, translating into MLVIFGLIVITVLAYYNLVNNSFVSYDDFKYISENPHIKDGLNLNSLSWSVTATRGSHWHPITWISHMTDVQIFGLNPVGHHLTSLFIHIANSILLFLFLFEITEERLWQSAFVAALFAVHPINVESVVWAAERKNILFMFFMILSWFAYVSYIRSKNIPVYILLLLLSACSVMSKSSAVVLPFTLLLFDFWPLRRYEIGVLHNGVLYQEEKHMVLWLLFEKIPLFLISVAGSVVITLIQEKAHTILSLDELPLANRLSNVVLSYFEYIKNLLNPVDFAVFYPYNDIQSFVPVAAATIFLVGITTLAIAKRNKAPYATMGWLWYVGTFLPVIQIVPVGLARMADRYAYLPEIGIFIVIVWGAGKLLEKTKLQTIATIFICLIVFPPLIFLTHKQTAYWKDSASLFKHAIEITTGNYAAHNNYGQALLKAGRITEARVEFEKGLKIRPYNRELNFNMWLALEMDGKTKDSEKYFLFLKSLGEKSAALNLYKELGIALVKYNRYEPAAKYLSLYVKQNNGDWEVYKNLGVAYGGMKNYDAAISALKRSAKLNPVDWEPHFFNGILLRDSGKRTEAVSEFMSAYRLNPNSKALKDILEHTVDNIGIKP; encoded by the coding sequence ATGTTGGTTATATTTGGACTTATCGTCATAACTGTCCTTGCCTACTACAATTTAGTAAATAACTCATTTGTAAGTTACGATGATTTTAAGTATATAAGTGAAAATCCCCACATAAAAGATGGACTAAATTTAAACTCTCTTAGTTGGTCAGTGACAGCCACTCGCGGCTCGCACTGGCATCCCATAACGTGGATTTCCCACATGACAGATGTGCAGATTTTTGGCTTAAACCCTGTTGGGCACCATCTTACAAGTTTGTTTATACACATTGCCAACTCCATTCTGTTATTTTTATTTTTGTTTGAGATTACTGAAGAAAGGCTTTGGCAAAGTGCGTTTGTTGCGGCGCTGTTTGCAGTGCATCCTATAAATGTGGAATCAGTAGTGTGGGCAGCTGAAAGAAAGAACATCTTATTTATGTTTTTTATGATTCTTTCATGGTTTGCTTATGTCTCATACATTAGAAGCAAAAATATTCCGGTTTATATTCTGTTGCTTTTGCTCTCAGCATGTTCTGTGATGTCTAAATCGTCAGCGGTGGTGCTTCCATTTACTTTGTTGCTTTTTGATTTCTGGCCACTCAGAAGATACGAAATAGGAGTGCTTCATAATGGGGTACTCTATCAGGAGGAAAAACACATGGTACTGTGGCTCCTATTTGAAAAAATTCCTCTTTTTCTGATTTCTGTCGCAGGGAGTGTTGTCATAACCCTAATTCAAGAAAAAGCCCACACTATACTCTCTCTTGATGAACTGCCGCTTGCTAACAGACTCTCAAACGTCGTGCTTTCCTACTTTGAGTACATAAAAAACCTGCTTAACCCTGTAGATTTTGCAGTATTTTATCCCTATAACGATATACAGTCATTTGTACCAGTAGCAGCGGCTACTATTTTTCTTGTTGGAATAACCACCCTTGCTATCGCCAAAAGAAATAAAGCGCCGTATGCAACAATGGGATGGCTGTGGTATGTGGGAACGTTTCTGCCGGTTATCCAGATTGTACCTGTAGGCCTTGCAAGGATGGCTGACAGATATGCTTACCTGCCTGAGATAGGAATATTTATAGTCATTGTATGGGGGGCCGGAAAGCTGCTTGAGAAAACAAAACTTCAAACCATTGCAACAATTTTTATTTGTCTTATTGTTTTTCCACCGTTGATTTTCCTAACCCACAAACAGACAGCCTACTGGAAAGATTCCGCCTCACTGTTTAAACATGCAATAGAAATAACCACGGGAAACTACGCTGCGCATAATAATTATGGGCAGGCGCTGCTGAAAGCAGGTAGAATCACGGAGGCACGAGTGGAATTTGAAAAAGGTTTAAAGATACGCCCATACAACAGGGAGCTAAATTTTAATATGTGGTTAGCTCTTGAAATGGATGGGAAAACTAAAGACAGCGAAAAGTATTTCTTATTCCTTAAATCATTAGGAGAAAAAAGCGCGGCTCTTAATCTTTACAAAGAGCTTGGCATCGCTTTAGTAAAATATAACCGGTACGAGCCGGCTGCTAAATATCTGAGCTTGTACGTAAAACAAAACAATGGCGACTGGGAGGTCTATAAAAACCTTGGTGTTGCATACGGTGGAATGAAAAACTATGATGCTGCCATCTCTGCCTTAAAACGGTCTGCAAAACTTAATCCGGTTGATTGGGAACCACACTTTTTTAACGGAATCCTGCTCAGAGACAGTGGTAAGAGGACTGAGGCAGTTTCAGAGTTTATGTCCGCATACAGGCTCAATCCGAACTCTAAAGCATTAAAAGATATTCTGGAACACACTGTTGACAATATAGGAATAAAACCATGA